The genomic window TCATTCTAACTGATTTTTTAATGTCTTCTCTTTTCAACAACAACCTCTCCACTATTACTTCTAGGCAGATAAAGTACAGTGTCCTTTCTACTAGAAAACTTAGTTTTGGGGGAGTTTCCTCCTGTCACGGCATGTTCTGTTTTGGGATCGATGAATTGTCAGCTCTTTTTTTTAACCCTTCCATTAGAAAGTTTAAGTTATTGCCTCCTTTGGAAAACCCACCACAAAATCACTATGTACAAACCAATTATACCTTAATGTATCATCGTTTCACCAATAATTATAAGATTGTCGCTGTTTCTGTGGCTTCTTTTGCTAAGAGTAGACAACTTAATGTTCACAGTCATATACTTGGTACTAACTATTGGACAAGGATCCAAAGTGTCCCGTTTTATTGCCGTGTACGAGTGGGAATATCTGTCAATGACGACACCATTGATTGGTTGGTATATGATGTTGATAATTGTTTATGGCTCATTCTTTCGCTTGATTTAGAAAAGGATTCCTATCGAAAGCTTTTGCATCCTCTTTCTAACGACAAGTACGAATCTAACATGGTCTTCCAAGAGTTGAAGGGTTGCTTGTGCATCGTCTCCCAACGTCCCAGCCATTCTGATGTTTGGATTATGAAGGAATATGGAAATGAGCAGTCTTGGACTAAATTGTTTAGTGTTCCTAACATGACATATCTTGAGTTTTATGCATATGGCAGGATACTATATGTTTTGGAAGATGACCAAGTGCTGATGCAGTTTTTGACAAGGAAAAAATCTAGTTTGGTTATCTATGATTTTAGAAATGATACTTTTAACATTCctaaaattcaaaacatcaatGATGATATGGTGATACCAAACATCTACGTTGAGAGTTTGATATCTCCTTTTTCTCAATACTAGGATGTAGATGTTGTGCTAAGTGACCTTGAGCTAGAGACTCAACTACAACATATATGTTAATTTATGATCTTGTTATTTATATGTATTTTATCCTTATTTTGGATACCGGTGATTTCATGGTTTATTATTGATGTATGGTGAACTTGATaaattgttgttatttttattcatttgttaATCATAGTTGTTGCTTCTATCATCGTTTGTTACATTTTACATCATTCACAATCAAGGTTATTATCCCTATAGTGGGATTATTAACCAGAGCACCAGAGGCAGCGGAGGAGGTTGTGTTGCGTTGAGGTGTTGATATTTTCAGCAGTGTTGTTTTTGGAATGCCATATTTTAATGAATTgttgaaatataaaaaaggaCATGTTATTTAGACTACCTGTATAGCAATTTGGCTGGATTTTGGAATTGGAATGTCATAGAGGGAGTGTTCAACGAAGGGGATGAGCAGGAAATTCACAAAACTTACACTAGTGTAAAAAACATTAAATCATACATTCTAAATCAGATGTCATCCACCTGATTTAATTACCTCAAAAACAGGACACGGAAGGCAGGTTTTTAAGTgaataacaaattaaatcagTTAGcctgatttaaaaaaattatttaatattaaaaaaaaacataaattattaactCTTTTTTCATTTCACACACAATGAAGAACCTTCTCTCTCTCTAAAATCGAAACCCAGCCTTTCACTTCTATCTTCGAGCCCAAATCGGCGGTGGCGATGGCAACAACATCCGTAGTCCCGGCGAATCGCCATTGGAAGCTTCGAAGAGATGGGGATAAAAGACGATTTGCTTCGTGGAATCTACCAATACGGCTTCAAAGAGATGGGGATAAAAGACGGTTACTGTTTGTCAGGTTGTTGATACCTCCGTCAGAGAGTgagtttctttcttcttctttttctctttttggtTTTGTTGATTTGTTTGGATTAGGAATTTGAAGAGTAGAGGTGATTTTATGTTGGATTTGTTGATTAGTGTTTTTTATGGGAATTAggggttttgaatttttattgatgtttgTGTTATATTGGATTGGATAATGTGGATTTAGGAAATTTAATGGCATTACAGAAAGTTTAATGATGGGGCTGGTTACCCTACTTAGGATTTGTTCCAGgttcttatatataataatacccACCTATGGTTTGTTAATAGTGGTTAATTACTTGCTTGCTTTAGAGATACTtgatacaattttattttttaatttcaagtgaatattaattaatgattattattcatttttgtATACACTATACACCACTATTGATCTTCTGATACAGTTATCTAAATTTGTAAATGGAAAGTTAATGTTTCTGGCCTTCCGttcatgacatttttttttatctttgggCAACTTTATAATATTAAAGATGTATGTGTTTGCTCTGAACAATGTACATCAGTTTATTAATTTGTGAGTCCAATTTTGTAATTTCTGAACAGGGTGCAAGCTTTAATTGTGTCTCCGACAAGAGAACTGGCTTCACAGACTGAGAAGGTTATATTGGCGATTGGAGATTTCATTAATATACAAGCCCGTGCTTGCATTGGAGGCAAATGTGTGGGAGAAGACATAAGGAAACTTGAGCATGGAGTTCATGTGATTTCTGGAACTCATGGCCGAGTTTGTAACATGATTAAAAGGAGAACATTGCGCACAAGAGCTATTTGCTAATTCTGGTAGTTCATTGCTTCTACTTGCCAATGCTTGATTTCTTTTCTACTTATTTGTTGTCATGGTTCAAGGCTTCAAGCATTatcttatgtttttattttttgattacATGCCCTCGTCTCTGTCATTGTATTTGGAATGGAATTTCTGCAATTTGATATCTTAATATATATGCTAAAACTAAACTAAAGTGCACTGGGATAGTTAGTTTATTGTTTTCCATATGTAGACTTCACAATATCTTAAGGTTTGACAATGACaatgaacaaaaataatattgaacATTGTCTTTTATACATACCAATTTCCAATTCAGCAAATTGTGCTATTAGATAGGGATGTAAGAAGTGTGCAGTGTTCCTGTTTGCTAATTTGATTTAGTGACCGGACATCGTATGAAGGAGTCATTTTAATGTTTTGATTAAACAATGAAGAtacttatttttttcataatataatCTGCAAACTGTAATCATTTCATTTTTGTGTTCTTTAATGAAACCTAAGTGATAAGGTTCTGCTACAGTTTTTCATAAATCTGTTGTCTTTATTTAGATTTCAAACTTATGTTGGCCAAACTACCTGAAGTTctacctcttttttttttttggtacaagttCTACCTCATTTTATAACATAACTGGATGTTTCTTGGTCCCAGTTACTGGAGTGATGTTTGTTTTGCTAAACTTGTGGAACATGAACATTCTTGTCTGTATTCTTTTCAGATTTATGTAGTCTCTGAATTGTTGTGTTTACTGTGTAGGTTTGCTTAATTTATGCTACGCTACCTCATGAAAATCTGGAGATGACAAATAAGTTTATGACAGATCCTGTGAGGATCCTTGTAAAACGTGATGAATTGACATTAGAGGTAAGCAATTGCTTTTATTGTCTTTGTGATTTCTGATATTTAACTGGATATTGATGCAATTACCTTGCCCCGTAAATACAGGGCATCGAGCAATTTTTTGTTGCGGTTGAAAGGGAGGAGTGGAAGTTTGATACTCTGTGTGATCTTTATGATACTCTTACCATCACTCAAGCTGTTATATTCTGTAACACCAAGCGAAAGGTAAATAATTTCAAGGTTTTTAAGATCTTTATGGTAGAGTATTAAATTTTGTACTTACTTTATATTTGCATATGGTGATCAGTTTACAGTTTCTATCTTgacattataattaatatatatcttCGAAGAGATGGGGATAAAAGACGATTTTCTTCGTGGAATCTACCAATACGACTTCGAAGAGATGGGGATAAAAGATGGTTACTGTTTGTCAAGAGGCTCATTAGCCAACTaatgttaattaatattaatatattcttTCATGTAGATTTTGGTTTATCGTGCAATGGCTAATGCAGCAATTGTGATTGGGTTTGATGATTTTATTGCAGATGCATTTGTGAGGTAACTTTTCCATTCCAAATAAAATGTTGAAAAGCTAAAACTACAGTATAGATGCAATGCTGGTTTTGCTCTAAGTGTGGatcaattttttcatatgcTCATTTTCATGCCATGAATAGGTATGACATTAATCATGAAAGATTAAGACTTCAGTTATATATtggatattatatttatttgaaatattagACTTATATCTTGTTCTTGTTTTTATGGATTGAActttgttttttgtgtttttatgagGATTTAATGATAATGACAATGATGTGAATAAGATACTGTGAAAATGATTCTCTACCTGGTGCTTTGTATTATAACCATATGCTCATTTTCACTTCTTTGCAATTTTTGTACTTAACTTTTGTTGTGTCTGTGTGCAGGTGCGGTGTCAGGGATCTCTTTGTTGAGGCGCTGGTGCTATTTGGTTTTGTGCTTCTGTTTGCAGACCTGTGTCTCTTTGCTTTAGGTTAGGATAGTGTATTGCAGTATTGGTAGTAACATTCTTTAGTTTTGTTAAGATATATTTAAATCCATGATACTTTTGGTAACCTTgtttcatgaatattttgtaattgaatttatttataatttggtatGAAATTTGattctttgatatttttttatgaatgattgtatttgaaatattaaaaggaATGTGTGTGGAAATCTGTTTTAATGTCTAAATCATGTATTATTTGGGGgggagaatgaaaaaaaaaaaaaaaaagattttaaatcGGGTGAACCGATTTAAATTGTTGATTTTAAATCGGTTCAATATAGATTTAGAAACTTAAAGTaatttttgaactttttttaaatCAGACTAACCGATTTAATAAACGATTTTAAATCAGACTAACCgatttaataaaagattttaaatCGGATCAAGATCCGATTTAAAAGCGAAAAACTTTCTAAATCGACGGCTTCTAAATCTGTCGCCCAACCGATTTAAATAACCTCCACGAACCgatttaaaaagtgttttttccactagtgtTAGGGCAATTGATGTGGAGGCGATACGCTCGTATGGAAATTCAGCAACAAATGCATCTACACCGTGAAATCGGCGTATTGGTGTGCAGTGGAGTCTGGACAATGAAAAAAATAGAGTTCCGAATGATTGGATGCAcatgtgaaaattgaaaataccaGAGTACATTTTATTTGGAGAGGTTTGAGGGGAAACTTACCTATGCGAGTTAGACTACAAGGTAAGCAGTAGGTTGTTCGGATAGTTGTCTTCACTATCATAAAACAACCTTGAAAATGAAtgacatttattttttgatggCTTAAACATACGATTCTTTCATGTAAGTTCGTGTGTTTTTGGTTTCTGTCCCTGTATCTTTTGGTTAATAGTCCTTCTAGAATAAGGCAAAATAATTGTGAATTTGTCTCTTAGTTAATTTAACACTTTTGGCGGCATCTTTCTACCTTTCCTTGATTTTTCTCTGTGGCTTAATGGTAGGTAAACCAAGCCCAAAACATTTTCTTCCTCACACAGGCTCAAGATTCCTTAGCAGAGAGCAAAACTACTAAACCCCTTAGCATCATGTACCCcataaaattaacttttttaccATACAAACCCTTTAATGTTATGGTCTTTGTCTTTCTGAAAGTTTGCAGCATTACCTTCTGCCAATTACAGAGAATTACTGTGTGGGTTATTTCTTTCGCTGAATCGAATCTATAACTCTTCTAGTCCTTTTGTATGTAAGTGAATAAAGATCTCATAAAGTTACATCTTGAACTGAAACAAATGTCTCCACCAAATCAACCCCTACTAGAAAACATGGTGAAAGTTAAGTTCAGCTGTCTTGAAATTGGTTTGCGATACAAGGTAAGAAAAAGTACAGAGTTGCGACGAATATTCCATATACTAAATCCTAGTACACATAACATTGAGAGAGTGATTGCCAATAGAACATATTTTTGTTTGTCAGAAAATGGTCAATGAAGCTATTGACATTGTTGCTGCAACTGCAAGTGCAATGCAAATAGACTTTAAGAAGTTAACAATGATAGGTACGTACTTATCATCTACCCTTAAATTTAATACCTATGAAATTAATCCATTTTCAATAGATCCTTTACAAGAGTTGTGGCGATGAATTTGATGGTAGAGAAGActctcaaattcaattttttcttgttCTCTTTTTCTCATAGCTTACATGACTGACTTTATATATAGATCTACaaataaaacatacttctaaattatatttgtaaaaaacaaattaatcctaaatattctaaacaaattttaaatattctaaacggaaatataaatcttaatttatttatttttttttactaaaagtaactttcattcattcaaatttgtaaaatacatcaatcaaaatcattacatattcaatctcgctaaaactaataaggatgaTTTTGCAAACAAGCtcacaacatccgagttaatacATTTAGCGTTTCTAATTAACTGTCCATTTTGTGTTTTTAAGAGTacaatttgtcaattatacctTTTGTCAATtctcttatctttttcaataaaactaattaatgttatatatttggaaaactaaagtttttatttttatttttatttttttggtacataacatattaaatttttgtttttgttttgatacataatatattaaatatattggaaagagtgaaaaaaataggattttattggtgaattaaaacgagggtataataggaagataaagtgcaaaaatacactttattAATTTGGTGTTATTATTCTAACTggacactaaaaaaaataggagGGAGTAGCATAAAACGGCCTAATGACAAAACATAAATttgattttacaaaattaaaatgtCTGTAATAGTCATGCATCTGGATATGCAACGTTGAAGACGCTAAAGTCATTTAATCCGTACTGAATTTGAAACGAAGCAAATCTGTAAAtcttaaaaacaaacaaacaccatACCAAGACGAATATCAAAACAAACAACTCGAGGAGAATAAAACAACACCGGACGAATAAACCACGAAGAAGAAAACTCAAACGAAACttaaaaatatgtgaaaatcaattatttaaataaaaacaaataaaaaacaatcgaGACAtgaaacaaattcaaattttaaataaaaataaatcttaaatttcaatatgatcttatttgaaatataaatttaacCTATATATTTTACAATAAGACACAaattgattttagatttttataaaatataatatatatgtaacctatatgatataaaaaatttctgtaaaaaaagagtaatttaaattcaatgataaatagtataaaatttaaacaaagGCTAACATATGCCCTTAATCACACATGATAAATAACTCAAAGTAgaaatatttttctcaaaacTTGTGTATTCATTTTTTAAGGGGAAAATACATTGACCTCCCTCAAGTTTTCACTAAATAACACAAACACCCCCTCTAATTATGAAAAAACACTCACCTCCCCTTAAGTTAACACCATTAGCACGGTTAATGAGAAAAACACAATCCTACACTGTGTCGGAGCTAGGGATGTCAATGGATATCCATGGATGCGGATAGTATGATATCCGTGTCCACTCCGTTGGATAAATATGATATCCGTGTCCGCTCCATATCCGTGCGGGTATCCGTTAAGTGGGTAATCCACAGATTTTGAGATATCCGTGAATATTTACAGATATCCATGGATGAAATgacaaattagaattttttttatcgtaAATGAAAAGTTAtaagaagatgatgaaaaatTTTACTtcaaaagatgaaaaaataacatgaaaagTTTTCTCTATTGAATATGAagagaaaacataaaaatatgagaagactattttttttaatatgataaaaatactACAGTTTATATTTAAATAGGGACATTTAAGTagttttactaatttattagcGGGTATGGATATCCGCGGGTACGGATAGTATTAAACCCGCATCCGTATCCATTAAATACGGATAATTgaaatatctatttattttatccGCGGATATCCATTAAACTATCCGCTCCGTGCCCGTGGCGGATTTTATCCACAGATATCCGCGGGTACGGatatttttgccatccctagtcGGAGCAAATCTTAGAATTGTGTCTTCCCTTTTGCATTTTGCCCATAAATTATTTGAACCAAATTCTAATATCAATAATTTTTGCCTTTAATTTCTTCACATTTTTGTTGTGTCTGTACCATTTGAAAAGAAACTACGGGGCAGTTTATGTAGCTGCTTGATATTAGTTTTGAACAAGATCTATGATATTGCCCTTTGAGTATTATTGATACAGGTGCTGCTGCAATTTTTTAGCACCACAAATAGCTTCATGTTTGTAATTTGTTGTCAAGCCAACAACTTGGCTTAAAATGCATCCCAAGATCCGCATGAATACAAATTTCAGATTGCACATCTAATAGTTTAAACATAGGAAAATAACGAGAAACAAAATGGAAGGGAAGTGGAAGGAAACTTAGTGGTTGGAAGAAAGGGAATGAAAGAATCGATCTATCTATTTCATATTTGGAAGTTGAATAACCTATTTTAACGGAGGCAAACGGTGTTAAATCAGTAGGGGAGGTTATTGTTTAGGTTAAAATTAAGTAGGGGAGGTTATAGTgtcttgttacaaaataaaggGGGTGTAAGTGACATTTTAATGAACCTTAGAGGAGGTTAGTGTAATTTGCCCtttttttaaaagtcaaatTATCACACATTCCAATGAAACAATTCTACTTTTAGTTAACATACCCTAGAACACAACAACAATATTGTTGAAACTTATTAAATGGTGCAATATTACTCAAATATTctctatcaaaataaatattactcaAATATATTAATGTGAACTATTATAAAATCCAAGAATAGATTTTGCAAGTACATCCAACTCTGACTAAACTTCCCCAATCTAAACTAGAAAGAGGGTAGTGGTAGCACGATCTGATTCGTTCGTGTTTTCCTTTCCTTTTGGATTCAGAGTAATGATGACGGCAGGTAGAAAAGGCGATGGCGAAAATAACGGCGGTTCTTACCAGTCAGCGACGGAGGAAAAGATAACACCGATCTCTTCCTCATCCACAACTCCACACAATTCAATTGACGCGCCGTCTCTACCCACTCTTCCATTCGATCTGGTTACATAAATCCTAAGTTGGGTCCCTGTAAAATTCCTCCTCCAATTCTGTTGCGTCTGCAAGTCATGGAATTATCTCATCTCCCAAGATTCCAAATTTCATAAGAAGCAATTTCGATTGTCAACCACACTTCACGACCGCCTCCACCTCATCCTAACTCATGTGCCCTACTACTTTCGTAAGTTCCTTCTATCTGATTTTTTAATGTCTTCTCTTTTCAACAACAATCTCTCCACTATTACTTCTACGCAGATAAAGTACACTCTCCTTTCTACTAAAAAACTTAGTTTTGGGGGAGTTTCCTCCCGTGACGGCATCTTCTGTTTTGGGATTGATGCATTGTCAGCTCTTGTTTTTAACCCTTCCATTAGAAAGTTTAAGTTATTGCCTCCTTTGGAAAACCCACCACAAAATCACTATATACAAACCAAGTATACCTTAATGTATCATTTTTCACCGATAATTATAAGATTGTCGCTGTTTCTTTGACCGAGAATAGACAACTTAATGTTCACAGTCATATGCTTGGTACCGATTATTGGACAAGGATGCGAAGTGTTCCATTTTATTGCCGCCTACGGATGGGAATATGTGTCAATGACGACACCGTTGATTGGTTGGTATATGATGTTGATAATTGTTTATGGCATATTCTTTCACTTGACTTGGAAAAAAATTCCTATCGGAAACTTTTACATCCTCTATCTAAGGAGCCATACCACTCTAACATGGCCTTCCAAGAGTTGAAGGGTTGCTTGTGCATCGTCTCTCAACGTCCCAACTATTCTGATGTTTGGATTATGAAGGAACACGGAAATGAGCAGTCTTGGACTAAATTGTTAAGTGTTCCTTACATGACAGATCCCGAGTTTCATGGATATCGCAGGGCAATGTATGTTTCAGAAGATGACCAAGTGCTGATGCagtttttgaagaagaagaaatctagTTTGGTTATCTATGATTTTAGAAATGATACTTTTAACATTCctaaaattcaaaacatcaatGATGGTCTGGTGATACCAAACATCTACGTTGAGAGTTTGATATCTCCTTTTTCTCAATATTAGGATTTAGATGTTGTGCTAAGTGACCTTGAGCTAGAGACTCAACTACAACGTATAAGTTAATTTATGGTCTTGTTATTTATATgtattttatcctttttttgGATACCGGTGATTTCATGGTTTATTATTGATGTATGGTCAACTTGATAAATTGctatgttatttttattcatttgttaATTAGAGTTGTTGCTTCTATCATCGTTCATTACATTTTACATCATTCACAATCACGTATTAATCATCATCATAATTGATTCAAATTTTGCACCATATATTGGGAGATCTATGAGAGACAATGAGGTGGTCACATTGAGTATTTAGTAATTATAAATCTAATGTTCGATGCACCAAAGTTAAAGATTACTGCCATATAAAAATGATATGTAGTCCATTTTCTCAGGTATTGTATGTTAATTTTTTGCACTTGTCGTCACTCGTAAATAGCAAAGACTTGAAGATAGAAATAAGGTGGTTTGCTTTTGGATATGCAAACACTTCTCAAATAAGAGGTTAGCTTCTGGAGATATGTTGCGTTGCGGTGTTGATATTGGCAGCGGAGGAGGTTGTGTTGCGTTGAGGTGTTGATATTGGCAGCAGTGTTGTTTTTGGAATGCCATATTTTAATGAATTGTTTTAATATGTTATTTAGACTACCTGTATAGCAATTTGGCTGGATTTTGGAATTGGAATGTCATAGAGGTAGTGTTGAATGAAGGGGATGAGCAGGACGTTCACAATCTTATTACGGCAATTGATGTGGAGGAGGAGGATAGGCTCTATGGAAATTCAACAACAAATCCATCTACACCATGAAATCGGCGTATTGGTGTGCAGTGGAGTCTGCACAATGAAAAAATAGAGTTCCGAGTGATTGGATGCAcatgtgaaaattgaaaattcaaaaactACAGAGGCTATGACGAATATTCCATATACTGAATGATACATAAACATTACATAGAGATAGAAGAGTGATTGATACCCCACTTAATAACATGAAGAGTCCTACTTTTCG from Trifolium pratense cultivar HEN17-A07 linkage group LG1, ARS_RC_1.1, whole genome shotgun sequence includes these protein-coding regions:
- the LOC123922653 gene encoding F-box/kelch-repeat protein At3g23880-like isoform X1, which gives rise to MMTAGSKGDAENNGASYQSPTVEKLTPISSSSTTPDNSIDAPSLPTLPFDLVTEILCWIPVKFLLQLCCVCKSWNYLISQDSKFQKKHFRLSTTLHDRLHLILTPVPYYFRKFILTDFLMSSLFNNNLSTITSRQIKYSVLSTRKLSFGGVSSCHGMFCFGIDELSALFFNPSIRKFKLLPPLENPPQNHYVQTNYTLMYHRFTNNYKIVAVSVASFAKSRQLNVHSHILGTNYWTRIQSVPFYCRVRVGISVNDDTIDWLVYDVDNCLWLILSLDLEKDSYRKLLHPLSNDKYESNMVFQELKGCLCIVSQRPSHSDVWIMKEYGNEQSWTKLFSVPNMTYLEFYAYGRILYVLEDDQVLMQFLTRKKSSLVIYDFRNDTFNIPKIQNINDDMVIPNIYVESLISPFSQY
- the LOC123922653 gene encoding eukaryotic initiation factor 4A-III-like isoform X2, producing the protein MTNKFMTDPVRILVKRDELTLEGIEQFFVAVEREEWKFDTLCDLYDTLTITQAVIFCNTKRKILVYRAMANAAIVIGFDDFIADAFVRCGVRDLFVEALVLFGFVLLFADLCLFALG